In Dermochelys coriacea isolate rDerCor1 chromosome 10, rDerCor1.pri.v4, whole genome shotgun sequence, one DNA window encodes the following:
- the SNN gene encoding stannin, whose protein sequence is MSIMDHSPTTGVVTVIVILIAIAALGALILGCWCYLRLQRISQSEDEESIVGEGETKEPFLLVQYSAKGPCVERKAKLTPNGTEIHS, encoded by the coding sequence ATGTCTATTATGGATCACAGCCCCACCACTGGAGTGGTGACTGTAATAGTCATTCTGATTGCTATTGCTGCTCTTGGTGCCTTGATACTGGGCTGCTGGTGTTACCTGCGTCTGCAAAGGATCAGCCAGTCTGAAGATGAAGAGAGCATTGTGGGAGAAGGAGAAACCAAAGAGCCTTTCCTTTTGGTGCAGTATTCTGCTAAAGGACCTTGTGTCGAGAGAAAAGCAAAGCTGACTCCTAATGGCACTGAAATTCATAGCTAA